The bacterium sequence CACCATCTTTAGAAAGTACGATACGACTTCGTGAGCCCGGCTCAATTTTTCCACCAGCTTTTATGTCATTGCGAATCGCTTCAACCTCACGTTCAAAATCTTCTTCAGTTGGGATTTTTTGAGTTATCAAGTCAAATTTGGTTGTAAAATACTTGAGGTAACTATCTGACTCACAGCCGATATATTTGTAGAATCGGGAACAAATATTAAGGTTTAGCTTGTCCACTTCATCGCCCGACGTCTCAATTATCGCATTTGAGTTGGTTTTTCTGTCAAAAATTAAAAGGACACGGCTTGAAATAGGAAAAAGTATCTGGAGGTCACTCGATTTGTATTCAAATGGCTCATTTGTAATCAATACAACAGGTTGATCCGGTAAAACAAATCGTTTATCAGTGTCTCGATTGAGGATAATATGCAATCGCATTTCAAAGCATGAGCTAACAATTTCATCTATTTTTTCAATGCTTTTTAACAACAGATAATCTGGATTGGCTTTTACACGCAATGTTTCATCAGGCTCATCGAAATTGGCATGCTGCATTGCGAACGCTAAAGTATTGAGTCCTCTCATAACAATTAACCTGAGTTGCATCAATCTATTCGGAGTACGCAAATCTGATGCAATACAAAATCTGAGAATATTTGTAAAACCCTCAAGAGAAACTAGAGAACTCATTTCATATTTACCTTTTTCCAATTTCCGAAGTAGACTATTGATAGTATTGGCGGCGGGCGTCTCAAAACGCTCTTCGTAGATATCTTCAACAAGATTCGAGTCTCTTCCTACTTTTGTTTCAATTGTATATAAGTGTTTTCTGACAAACAAATCACGGCTTGATATAAATTTAATTTGTTTAGTAGTGTGGTCATATACATATACTTGTGACGAATTAGGGCTGAATTTCTTACTTAAGAAGTCAGAAATAAAATGATGATGTCGTTTTTTAGTAGACATTTTGTTCAAAGAAATAGTGATGACGCATAACTATTCATATCAACAATTGCGTATATCGATCACATATAAACTAATATACTAAATTGCAAATAACCGCATACTTTTTCATGGTTGACGCAATTGCCGTGTAAAATTATCATATTCGTATTTTATTTTTCATAATTGGAAATTCCCTACGATAGAAAGAGCATTGATAGAGAAAAAAACTACAATCCGCTTTTCTTGACCAGCGCCGACATCTTCAGCACATACGGCGTCAAGACCGGGACTGCCTTTTTCAAAGCGTCATAGACATGCTCTGTGCTGTCGATGGTCATAGTGCCGATGACTTTTTTGAGTTTCGGTTCATCCGGATCGAGCAGCGGAATACTCAGAATCACGCTCAGGCCGCTCTTGACCCTTTTCTGATCCTCGTCGGAGATCCACTGCACATCTTTTCTCAGGTCGGAAATCGCCTCCATCTTCGTATTCCACGCCTTTCCGGAACATCCCTGCCCTTTTGACAAACTGATCTTCACCTCTTCGCTGTCAAATCCGTCCGTATAAGCGATCATTTGCAATTTTGAGGTCTTGGGGCTCATGACGTTGAGACGCAGATGTTTTGCGCCGAGGCTTTTCATCAGAAAGGTTTTGATCTCGCCGAGGAGGGCGTTCATTTCCGACACATCGCCGTTCATCGGATGTCCAAAGATTTGTGGAAGAGATTATTTGAATTTGAATCATTCATGACTGGAATTCCAAGATAGAAAAGAGCAATAGATAGACAGGAAAATCTAAGTTGCCGGCGGTTATTAGTCAATGAATATTATTAAGTATTTTTTAAAAATACAAATCCTCCTAAATCTCCCGTTGCTGAGGCTGTTACAGAATTGCCGAAAATGGCTCCCTGAGCCGCGTCGAAGGGAGCGAAACGATAGCTTGAAAACTGTTTTTATTGATCCAGCGGTCGCTTCGATAAACTCAGCGACCGACAAATTCTCAGGGTCGGCCTCCGGCTGAGAAAATTTCAGCATTTTCATCAAGGCCGTTGAATACAGAATCAGAAATTATTTTCTAGACTAAATCCAGTCGGTATTGATTCGGGCCTTTGAAAAAATGCCGTCAAAAAATCGAAGTAAAAGCCCGTTAAAAACAAAACATGTCCGAGTCCGCCGAAGGCGGGCGAGTTTGTTTTGTTTAGGGCTTGAGCGGAGATTTTAGGCATTTTTTCAACAGCCCTCGTGCTTTTCTTTCCTTCTTTCTTTTGCACGAGCAAAAGAAAGAAGAAGGGATTGGGTATTTTCTTCATTTACGAGTTGTTATGTATTTAAAGACACATATCCGCTTTCTTTTTAAAAAGAAAGCTCCAAAGAAAACTTCGGCTTTGATAAAAATGCCTAAACCCTCATTCGCATTCCCGGTGGCGAAAAACGATTCTCTATCTTCGGGTTCGACCAAACTTGAACGTTTATGAAAGCCGTTTTTCGCTGAGATCATATTGCGAACTCGGGTTTCCTCGGCATTTTTATCGAGGCCGGGAATACAAAGCATGGACCAAGTAAAATATATTGCAACAACCTCTTACAAAGTGAATGAAAACCAAATCCCCCTGCATCACCTCCCTCGACGCGGCTCGGGATGACACTTTGCAAGGGGGACTGAAATCCGGAAGAACTTGATATTACTTGGCGGTCTTACCGCCCATTTTTGTAAAGATACTGTCGATGGGTTCCCAAAGTTCGAGCTTATTACCATCGGGATCCATGATGTGAACCAAATAATAGGATAATGTCCCCGGAGTCATGCAGCCATAAGTCCTGCATCGTGAGGAGCTCAGTTTGTTTTTTTACCTGTCAACACATTCACGCCTTCGGGAAGCGGATTACCTGACGATCTGCGAAAACTCACCACCTGGCC is a genomic window containing:
- a CDS encoding DUF4238 domain-containing protein gives rise to the protein MSTKKRHHHFISDFLSKKFSPNSSQVYVYDHTTKQIKFISSRDLFVRKHLYTIETKVGRDSNLVEDIYEERFETPAANTINSLLRKLEKGKYEMSSLVSLEGFTNILRFCIASDLRTPNRLMQLRLIVMRGLNTLAFAMQHANFDEPDETLRVKANPDYLLLKSIEKIDEIVSSCFEMRLHIILNRDTDKRFVLPDQPVVLITNEPFEYKSSDLQILFPISSRVLLIFDRKTNSNAIIETSGDEVDKLNLNICSRFYKYIGCESDSYLKYFTTKFDLITQKIPTEEDFEREVEAIRNDIKAGGKIEPGSRSRIVLSKDGVKYLNLGKKRDDA